In the genome of Nycticebus coucang isolate mNycCou1 chromosome 12, mNycCou1.pri, whole genome shotgun sequence, one region contains:
- the LOC128561097 gene encoding olfactory receptor 6C2-like translates to MRNYTVLTTYILVGLTDDPNLQILLFIFLLITYLLSVVGNLTIITLTFVDPRLKTPMYFFLRNFSFLEVSFTTVCIPRYLYTLATGDNTVTYNPCAAQLFFVVVLGATEFFLLTAMSFDRYVAICKPLHYMTIMNNRVCIKFLIGCYMLALIIVLPPYIMGFKLEFCDSNVIDHFGCDAGPILKIACSDTQFIERFVLVLAVLTLIFTLVCVILSYTYIIKTILRFPSAQQRKKAFSTCSSHIIVVSITYGSCIFIYIKPHAKEGVAMNKMVSLLTTSVAPVMNPFIYTLRNKQVIQAFKDMIKRAASVSKN, encoded by the coding sequence ATGAGAAATTATACAGTGTTAACTACGTATATCCTAGTGGGACTAACAGATGACCCAAATCTACAGATTctgcttttcatctttttgctCATCACCTACCTACTGAGTGTCGTTGGAAACCTGACCATCATCACCCTCACATTTGTAGATCCCCGTCTTAAAACTCCTATGTACTTCTTTCTccggaatttttcttttctagaagtcTCTTTCACCACAGTCTGTATTCCCAGATACCTATATACCCTTGCCACTGGAGACAACACAGTGACCTATAATCCCTGTGCCGctcaattattttttgttgttgtcctgGGTGCGACTGAGTTTTTTCTCCTGACGGCCATGTCCTTTGACCGCTATGTAGCCATCTGCAAGCCCCTGCATTACATGACCATCATGAACAACAGAGTCTGCATCAAGTTCCTTATTGGCTGTTACATGTTAGCACTGATCATCGTCCTCCCACCCTATATTATGGGCTTCAAACTGGAGTTTTGTGATTCCAATGTCATAGATCACTTTGGCTGTGATGCTGGCCCCATCCTGAAGATTGCCTGCTCAGATACACAGTTTATAGAGCGCTTTGTCTTGGTCCTGGCAGTACTCACGCTCATTTTCACCTTGGTGTGTGTGATTCTGTCCTACACATACATCATCAAGACCATTCTCAGATTTCCTTCtgcccagcaaaggaaaaaaGCTTTTTCCACTTGTTCTTCCCACATAATTGTGGTTTCTATCACATATGGAAGCTGCATCTTCATCTATATTAAACCACATGCAAAGGAAGGGGTCGCCATGAATAagatggtgtcattgctcacgaCTTCAGTTGCCCCAGTCATGAATCCTTTCATTTACACGCTAAGAAACAAGCAAGTGATACAAGCTTTCAAAGACATGATCAAAAGGGCCGCCTCAGTCTCAAAGAATTAA